The genomic segment AGACGATCGCGCCAGAGCCCGTCGCTTGAAGCGTACCCTCGCTGTCCAACACCCGCAAATACAACGTCGCAGTGATGGCCATTTCGTAGCTCTGTACGGCGTCGATGCTATCCGTCTTGGCCGCGCTCCCCGTACCTACGCTTAAGATCAAGGTTGCCAAGAGCGCAAGCACCATACCGGTAAACCTTATTTGTGCTCTCAATCTAGTTCCTCCTATGCAAGGTGTAAAAATGGCGGGGCTTAGGCCCCGCCATACTACGACCGTTATTGCACGACAGACATGATGTCTCGATAAGCCCAGTGTGTAGCAGGAAGATCCTTGAATCGGACAGGCAATGCTTCCGTGTTGATTCCGATGATCCGGTTAATCAGCACAACCGCTTCAGCCCGCGTAATCTTGCTCTCCGGACGGAAGGTGCCATCCGGGAAGCCCTTGATATAGCCTGCCGTGGTCAAGGCGCCGATGTAATTCTCGGCCCAGTGACCCTTCACGTCGCTCTGCTTGACGGCGCCGCCGGTTGCCGGATCCAGATGAAGCACGCGTGTCAGAACCGCAGCGAACTCCGCTCTGGTCAGTCCCCGGTCTCCTGCGAATCCGCCGCTCGGATAACCTTCGATAATGCCGGCTGCGTTAAAGAAGGCAACCGTATCTGCGGCATCCGATTTGACGTCGTCGAACAGGTTGGCGACGCTGACTTGCTCTTTGTCGAGCAGCGGTGACAGCGCGTCGACAAGCTCGTAACGCGTAATCGCCTGGCTCGGCTTAAACGTATCATCGGCATAAGCCTTCATGTAGTTAACGTCTTTAGCGTCTTCTTTCAGGCTGTAGCTTGCATTTTCCACCTTGTAATCGATGGAGACGACTTTGTTGTCCTTGTCGGTCATGAACTTGATCGTCATGCTGGAGCGAAGCACGATCGGCCCCGTGTAACGCAGACTGTTCGTCGTCGGTTCCGTGCCGTCCGTCGTGTAGTAGATCACTTGTCCGGTCGGCGCGTTCAGTTCCAGCTTGCTGTTCTTCGCGACAACGACAGGAGCGGTGCCCGTCGTATCCTGCGTCTTGCTGCCGATGGATGCCGTTACGGGCTCGGTCGGCGTTACTGGCGTGGATCCGCCGCCACCGCCGCCGCTGGAAGGCGCAGCCTGAGCGATCCAGCGATCGCTGAATATATCGCTGTCTTCTTTGCCATCGGCTACAGCGATCGCTTTCAGCGTCGTGGTACTCGTCAGCAGCACGGAACCTGGGTACAAGGTCGACGTGAACGGATTCGGCGTCGAACCATCCAGCGTGTAATAAATTTTCTCGCTTGAATCAATCACGCGGAAAATGACCTGTGTCGATCCGTTAAACGAGCGGCTGTCCGATTGAGGTTGCGGCACGTTTGCTTTTTCCGCGAACTTGAAGTCCGACGGACCGACAATGATATAGCGCGATGCGTCGCCAAAAGTCACCTTCAGCTTTACCTTTTGGCCTTGCGGCACACTACCTTTCAGTTGTCCCTCATCTTGACTCAGGCTCAAAGCCGCAGGAGGCGCGAAGGAAGTCCAGGTCAGGGCATTCGTCTCGGCCTGGGACAAACCGAACTTGCTAGAAAGCTTGTTCAACGTGTCCTGCGCGCTCGGAATCACGGCAGCCGATGCCAACAAGCCATCGTTTGTCTGACTCCAGTCAGCGAGAATTGGATAGAATCCTTCTTGAACCGCCCATACGTTTGCATCGAAGCCTTCCGGAAGCTTGCCGTCCGTCAGGCTTGCTGCCGACATGCCGAGCGCGCCGGAGGCATTGCCCGCAGCCGCCTGACCGGATGCTTCGAAATAAGGCGTATTGCGCTTAAGCGCTTGAGCGTTGTATCGCGATCCGGATACCGAAGTGCCATCGACGATCTGACCTGCGATGCCGCCAAAGAACGATTGCCCCGGCAAAATCGTGCCGCCGATGCCAGCCCCGACTTCGCCGGAATTCAGCGTGCGCAGGATCGAACCGCCTTCGGCCAAACCGACGATGCCGCCGGACCAGGCTTGCACATTCCCCTTGGCCACGATCCGACCTGCGGAGTAACCGTCCTCGATAGTCCCTGCGCTGTTGCCGGCGATGCCGCCCGACAAAGCTTCTTTGGCTTCAACCGAGACATCCGCCATTGAGAACGACTTCAGTACCCGGCCATCCGCCGTATTGACGGCAGCGATGCCGCCTGCGATAGCGCGGCCTTCCGGTGATGTGCTCTGAATCGCGCCCGAGCTGTAAGAATTCTCGATTAAGCCGCGGTTAACCGAAGCGATGCCCCCGGCACGATTCGCGGCTGTCACTGCAGCGTCGCGTACGGCAACGCCACGAATGACCGCGCCGGTGTCGTTGACGCCGGCAACGACCGCTGCGTCAACGGTCGATGAGACAATCGGCCGATCGAAGACGACGCCAACGATCTCTCCGCCATTCGTCGATGCAAAGCTGGCCGACCCGCTGCTGGCGGGCTGAAGCGCAGTCAGCTTGTGCCGACCGCCTTCGAACGTGCCGGTGAACGTCTCGTAAGGCACAAAACGGATGCCTTCGAGGTTCAGATCTGCCGTCAGCGTCAGCTTCGGCAGATTCGGCGCTTCGTTTGCCGACCGATTAAATAGCTTATAGTAAGCTGCGCCGGTCGAGTTTTTCAGCAATACCGTTCCTTGAAGACGCGGAGCTGTAGCGATCTCTACGTTGCCTGCATCCGGTTCGTTCAGGAACAGGGTATCGACGTCAATGGTCCATTCGCCCTTGGCGTAGACATTGATCGTCTCCGCCTTCGTCGCTTGTCCCGAAGTGCCGCCGTGTCCGACTGCGTCGAGTTGGCCTGTATAAACGGCGCCGGAGAGCGTGCCTCCCGTCAGGAGATTACCGATAATAGAACCGGTGTAAATGCCGCTGCCGGTAGCCGGTGCGCTCACTTCCTTAATATCGGCGGAGACACCCTCCAGCGTACCAGCGTTTGCGCCGGCGATGCCGCCGGTATGCGCGCGGGTAACCGCCTTAGCGGACGAAGCAGTCAGCTTCTGCTGCAATGCATAGGAATCGATAATCGATCCGGATGCTTCAACCGATCCCGCCAGACCGCCAGTGCGAAGGTCCAGACCGCTCTGCTGAACGTTACCGGAGGCGTATGCGTGCTCGATACGATAATGATCCACCGAGCCGGACAAGCCGCCCGCATAAGAAGCCGACTTCGCTGTAACGGTGACTGCGCCCTTGGCCCAAACGTCGCGGACAAGCGCTGTATCGGGACCAGTACCCGTGAGCTGTCCCGCGAATCCGCCGACCATCGGCGTGTTAAACGAGTTGGCTTCCGTCAACGTCACCGGCATGTCCGTCGACGCGTTCTGAATCGAAGTGCCCGATGCTTTTCCGACCAGACCGCCGGCATGGGTATATGGCGTTTCGCCTACCGCAGAGATCGCGCTCGTGACGACCAGCTGCTTGCCGCCGGAAGACAGCACTTGCGTATAGTAGATTCCGCCGCCTGCGGCTTGACCTACCGCGCCGCCTGCTTCGTACGCCGTACCGTTCGCCACCCGAACGCCGCTGTTCGTCTTCGAGGCTGCGATAACGCCGTCGCTATAACCGGCAAGACCGCCTGCCAGGATCGTATCGCCGCCGTTCACGGACAGATCGGTTTGCGAGTCCGCGTAATAAATGGAAGCATTGCTGTTCTTGCCGACGATGCCGCCGGCATACAGCTTGCCTTGGAAGTTCAAGCTGCCTGCCGTTTGCGAGCCGCCCTTCATTTCCGCCTGATACAGCCCCGGATACAATGGGGTCATCAGGCCAAAATCGAACGCCCGGTCCCGATCGGTTGCGGACAGCTCGCCGACGATGCCGCCGACGACGGTATCGCCGCTGCGCGTCGTAGCGCTGATGTCGCCCGCCATCTTCGTCTTGTAGAGAACCGAATCCCTGGCCGAGCCGACAATACCGCCGGCTGTCACGGTTACACCCGCGCCGCGCACGGTAGCCGACGAATCGACATTGCTGGTAGCCGTATTTACGATCTTGCCGGCCAAACCGCCGACAAGCGCGCTCAGGCTGTCGCCCGAAGAGGCGACGTTGAGATCGCCGATCGTCACGTTGCGGATCTCGAACGAATTGTTGCCTGCGCCTGCTTTGTCGCCCACGACGCCGCCGACGATGCCTTTGCCCAGCACGTGAATGCCGGGAACTTCGGCGCTAACGTCGATGTCGGACAGTATCGTACCGGCTGCCGCACGACCGACGACGCCGCCGATGACCGATTCCGGCCCGCCTGCCTCCAGAGCAGCCCCTTCGAACACCAGCTTCACGTTATCGGCTTCGCCGTACACGTAGCTGCCGATCGCGCCGCCGACAATATTGCGATCAGCGTTGGAAAGGATCCGGAAGTCCGGAGAAATCGTTAGCTCGAATCCGTGAATGTCCCCGGATTGCCGGCCGACAATACCGCCGATAATCGCATCTTCTGTGTAGCTTACGACAGAACCTGCGGTTGAAGCGAGCGACAGTTGCCCGTCGATCGGAAACGTATTGTCGCCGACGAAGCTGCCGACAATCGAGCTATTGTACGCAGCTTCGACGCCGCCGTCGTTCATAATCAGACTTAAATGACCCAACGTACCCGTGTTGCTGCCCAGAATACCGCCAACGACGCGTCCGCTAACCTTGGCTCCGCCAAGCAGTCGGACTTCAATTCCGTCTACGGTTCCTTCGTTGGAGCCTGCCAACGCGCCGGTATACTCAAGACCGGCTACGGCCAGCGGCTCCAGCTTGATCTTCTCTACCTTGCCCTCCGGTGCAATGACGCCGAAGAGACCGGAATACGCATGGGCCGGTTGCAGGCTGAGACCATCGATCAGATAATCTCCGCCGTCCAGATGCCCACGGAAAGGATTCTCCAGCTTGTCGCCGATCGGCGTCCATTGCCTGGACTGGATATGAATCGGACCAACGATCTGGATGTTGCGATCCTT from the Cohnella hashimotonis genome contains:
- a CDS encoding S-layer homology domain-containing protein, translating into MAFKLKSVVGTILATVLTGSLALSFGPKAMADPQTWDSVAETNWYNPIYSTFNINTPEMLAGVAKLVSEDPDGKVNGFKNKILEVAGDMDLSNYEWLPIGDKEHPFKGTMIAQNGARFTISGMKIPDNLSYRGLIGYMEAGTLGGFTFADNGRISVADSAYEVYAGSAVGKMTGSSLVYNITNNIEISVTDAAYNVYAGGIVGMGEGTIANVVNTKTVTTNGTSYAGGIAGYGGAHGLRIKQAENQKDITVDGKGGTIGVGGIVGYVEGLLELEDQDTPIVNKGNISANGATVSYAGGIAGRVGGRISISSLTKNEGTITVDTPGGTGSYAGGFVGAAEAPATDRSVLRGSFENKGTIHNSGGTGVYTGGVAGYFGDNYSWSGSFLNKVNIQAIGADKVYTGGFAGYSVGGTIMNVSFNADIAANGANAYTGGIVGYAKGGGVGDANGDGSGHYTQVAVGGIASKYATIDADGSIGGVGGYIDGAVNRVSVKYISLKTHTVGSAVGGVGGSMQGSVYGAEVGASEYNGYDSVKLEAVTGLPTGADSWTVGGIAGLNEKPLTITGSKVTRVGIAAGSGKSLYTAGGIAGSLTAEASVGTTEAPVIVQDFLIDAGATDSSFGGAVGVNRAPVMVVEVKRVQLKSTGEDVRLGGVFGENHGAAAGSKVSGTVITASGARGSIGGVAGLNRGSVSSSTAEAIEIKASGADSSAGGIVGRSEGPDGGRASLNNVKLIGGENPTVSVLAPNINAGGIVGYAKSTDIGNPQAMADAPNYVNLALQAAGSAAGGIAGRIIDGSIVGDATAVNVDDLLIGTVAASTNPIIGGIAGYAEATRIEKIMSMGINLNVNNPSTVVGGMVGYNQATGAFIADSSTEGLSLKVNASATGTTVGGLVGVNAARAGDPVINPGSAVSTLRNSRAVGSVNVTAPSALVGGMVGDNGSLIANNNVADKVPVISRGRDATVGGLAGINRATGTLYYTYSNANLNVEGENTLVGGLVGQNDGAVKSSYVDIEVTGRATGTSSVPVYLGGLVGRNSGSIELSYFAGIATASGSYSVVGGLVGDQAAGTVKNAYAAGEASATMDHSFVGGLAGRIADGKISYTYSAAKVLASGGAAAGAYAGRYDSADMELLYKNYVVKDASGNLNVGLSDFATGTATTLDEPLRLDTVTVSTLRDRTVFPAQSGWDFVQAWRYGSLDAQYKYPEVNRIANSGDDTSGGVNANINWYMNDKGAINFQISTEAELAGLAGIVNGSIAGVDRFDFKDRNIQIVGPIHIQSRQWTPIGDKLENPFRGHLDGGDYLIDGLSLQPAHAYSGLFGVIAPEGKVEKIKLEPLAVAGLEYTGALAGSNEGTVDGIEVRLLGGAKVSGRVVGGILGSNTGTLGHLSLIMNDGGVEAAYNSSIVGSFVGDNTFPIDGQLSLASTAGSVVSYTEDAIIGGIVGRQSGDIHGFELTISPDFRILSNADRNIVGGAIGSYVYGEADNVKLVFEGAALEAGGPESVIGGVVGRAAAGTILSDIDVSAEVPGIHVLGKGIVGGVVGDKAGAGNNSFEIRNVTIGDLNVASSGDSLSALVGGLAGKIVNTATSNVDSSATVRGAGVTVTAGGIVGSARDSVLYKTKMAGDISATTRSGDTVVGGIVGELSATDRDRAFDFGLMTPLYPGLYQAEMKGGSQTAGSLNFQGKLYAGGIVGKNSNASIYYADSQTDLSVNGGDTILAGGLAGYSDGVIAASKTNSGVRVANGTAYEAGGAVGQAAGGGIYYTQVLSSGGKQLVVTSAISAVGETPYTHAGGLVGKASGTSIQNASTDMPVTLTEANSFNTPMVGGFAGQLTGTGPDTALVRDVWAKGAVTVTAKSASYAGGLSGSVDHYRIEHAYASGNVQQSGLDLRTGGLAGSVEASGSIIDSYALQQKLTASSAKAVTRAHTGGIAGANAGTLEGVSADIKEVSAPATGSGIYTGSIIGNLLTGGTLSGAVYTGQLDAVGHGGTSGQATKAETINVYAKGEWTIDVDTLFLNEPDAGNVEIATAPRLQGTVLLKNSTGAAYYKLFNRSANEAPNLPKLTLTADLNLEGIRFVPYETFTGTFEGGRHKLTALQPASSGSASFASTNGGEIVGVVFDRPIVSSTVDAAVVAGVNDTGAVIRGVAVRDAAVTAANRAGGIASVNRGLIENSYSSGAIQSTSPEGRAIAGGIAAVNTADGRVLKSFSMADVSVEAKEALSGGIAGNSAGTIEDGYSAGRIVAKGNVQAWSGGIVGLAEGGSILRTLNSGEVGAGIGGTILPGQSFFGGIAGQIVDGTSVSGSRYNAQALKRNTPYFEASGQAAAGNASGALGMSAASLTDGKLPEGFDANVWAVQEGFYPILADWSQTNDGLLASAAVIPSAQDTLNKLSSKFGLSQAETNALTWTSFAPPAALSLSQDEGQLKGSVPQGQKVKLKVTFGDASRYIIVGPSDFKFAEKANVPQPQSDSRSFNGSTQVIFRVIDSSEKIYYTLDGSTPNPFTSTLYPGSVLLTSTTTLKAIAVADGKEDSDIFSDRWIAQAAPSSGGGGGGSTPVTPTEPVTASIGSKTQDTTGTAPVVVAKNSKLELNAPTGQVIYYTTDGTEPTTNSLRYTGPIVLRSSMTIKFMTDKDNKVVSIDYKVENASYSLKEDAKDVNYMKAYADDTFKPSQAITRYELVDALSPLLDKEQVSVANLFDDVKSDAADTVAFFNAAGIIEGYPSGGFAGDRGLTRAEFAAVLTRVLHLDPATGGAVKQSDVKGHWAENYIGALTTAGYIKGFPDGTFRPESKITRAEAVVLINRIIGINTEALPVRFKDLPATHWAYRDIMSVVQ